From Apteryx mantelli isolate bAptMan1 chromosome 14, bAptMan1.hap1, whole genome shotgun sequence, the proteins below share one genomic window:
- the RAB24 gene encoding ras-related protein Rab-24 isoform X1 yields MSGRRVDAKVVLLGQESVGKSSLVERYVHRRFRPGPYQNTIGAAFVAKVMPVGDQTVTLGIWDTAGSERYEAMSRIYYRGARAAIVCYDLTDSSSFQRAKFWVNELQNFEENCRIYLCGTKSDLLEEDRRKRGVDFHDVQDYVDEIKADLFETSSKTGQSVDELFQKVAEDFVHFTAFQVMTAVWAVWQRRNGARPCGLLSSPWTWRAEQRQL; encoded by the exons ATGAGCGGGCGGCGCGTGGACGCCAAGGTggtgctgctggggcaggagagCGTGGGCAAGAGCAGCCTGGTGGAGCGCTACGTGCACCGCCGCTTCCGCCCTGGGCCCTACCAGAAC ACGATCGGGGCCGCCTTCGTGGCCAAGGTGATGCCTGTGGGGGACCAGACCGTGACCTTGGGGATCTGG GACACGGCCGGCTCCGAGAGGTACGAGGCCATGAGCCGGATCTACTACCGCGGGGCGCGAGCAGCCATCGTGTGCTACG ATCTCACTGACAGCAGCAGTTTCCAGCGAGCCAAATTCTGGGTGAACGAGCTGCAGAACTTCGAGGAG AACTGCCGGATCTATCTGTGCGGCACCAAAAGTGACCTGCTGGAAGAGGACAGGAGGAAGCGGGGAGTTGACTTCCACGACGTGCAGGACTACGTGGATG AGATCAAGGCAGACCTCTTTGAAACCTCCAGTAAGACGGGCCAGAGCGTTG ATGAGCTGTTCCAGAAGGTGGCCGAGGACTTTGTACACTTCACCGCCTTCCAGGTGATGACAG CTGTATGGGCTGTCTGGCAACGTAGAAACGGAGCACGGCCCTGCGGACTGCTCTCATCTCCCTGGACTTGGCGTGCAGAGCAGCGCCAGCTGTAG
- the FAM193B gene encoding LOW QUALITY PROTEIN: protein FAM193B (The sequence of the model RefSeq protein was modified relative to this genomic sequence to represent the inferred CDS: deleted 2 bases in 2 codons), producing MAAAASPRRAAPRAGAGRAAPPYWLLSCLRRRRAALAMTRRRNKAAAAAAAGGPGPRRERAGGAAAAAATAAPPPEPPAPPEVAAGSSAEPGRAAAQVLPTANQSVQTCCLLCHRERKDWGGPSHNGLVSPGERLPPDFVPTLVQNLLGEMPLWICQSCRKSVEEEERRAVQEQALAVSLSHTSCKSQSCGGGSHSSSSSSSSSSSSCHGNSGDWDPSSFLSAHKLSGLWNSQHSNGAVQGSPLGAPPAALGDKHPGLALSPECVGQAPAMAPGLKACPYSHAASPTSSGAAPGSPLPTSLDFCKTLPKQFKSMCRRATPPGEAFHSSEHHQHSDLTAPPNSPTGLPSQPPALIPSKQTPAHPGPFGSPPRVPLGTSPQATLFPAPSVQAAALKPASESPPAGTVSHSPGSCKSPHLPPANVPLLKMPPPLSGCTHPCNGHCSTSLIPPPASHQLPSTNRDPSCKGHKFPNGTSCHPPQPCEADEGLGEDEDSSSERSSCTSSSTNQKDGKFCDCCYCEFFGHNAPPAAPTSRNYAEIREKLRSRLTKRKEELPQKLGHSSSSGEPAVDHRNVDELLDYINSTEPKPLNSAKAAKRARHKQKKKEKEKAQLEAEAQKRAERAPAASQAREPAEEKLLEWPELELERVNSFLSSRLQEIKNTIKDSIRASFSVYDLNLDVNDFPKKAAVLEQKNLLSHLNGSSDLQDIDLALAPLSLGPAKSHALLRGELGPRWGEGSGEQLPAPAAENGVVKRLSAVPSLSRMIWVQSKATDSAVDGGGPSPEPKEGPQPKGPELQEQVPAGGRQRKNKRQSGQVKKGDGATVPGGQARLESPGAKGQVLGTKHPSKPSAPEPQRVGGCAEPGESGKGQPWGCSSARPEKERSSDWKGQRGEGKAELPELVPPPPPAAGDRQLPHPTALGGSPQPKGKSRKSRNKVEKSNTSIDDVFLPKDLDGVEMDETDREVEYFKRFCLDSAKQTRQKVAVNWTNFTLKKTTSSAAQ from the exons atggcggcggcggcttccccgcgccgggccgcc ccccgggcAGGGGCCGGACGGGCCGCGCCGCCATATTGGCTGTTGTCCTgtctgcggcgg cggcgggccgcgcTCGCCATGACTCGCAGGCGGaacaaggcggcggcggcggcggcggcgggcggcccggggccgcgccgggagcgggcggggggcgccgccgccgccgccgccaccgcggcccccccgccggagccgcccgcgccgccggaggtggcggcgggcagcagcgcggagccgggcagagccgccgctCAG GTGCTGCCCACCGCCAACCAGTCAGTGCAGACATGCTGCCTGCTGTGCCACCGGGAGCGCAAGGACTGGGGAGGCCCATCCCACAATGGGCTTGTTTCCCCGGGTGAGAGGCTGCCGCCGGACTTTGTGCCAACACTCGTGCAAAACCTCCTGGGAGAAATGCCGCTGTGGATCTGCCAGAGCTGCCGGAAGAGTGTGGAGGAAGAAGAGCGGCGGGCGGTGCAGGAGCAGGCCCTGGCG GTCTCGTTATCCCACACATCCTGCAAGTCGCAGTCTTGTGGGGGTGGCTCccactcctcttcctcttcctcctcctcctcttcctcctcgtgCCACGGGAACTCAGGGGACTGGGACCCCAGCTCTTTCTTGTCTGCTCACAAGCTCTCGGGCCTCTGGAACTCGCAGCACAGCAatggggctgtgcagggcagcCCCCTCGGGGCCCCCCCGGCTGCACTAG GTGACAAGCATCCTGGCCTCGCTCTCTCTCCGGAGTGCGTCGGCCAGGCTCCTGCCATGGCGCCTGGGCTCAAGGCCTGTCCGTACAGCCATGCGGCCTCCCCCACGTCCAGCGGCGCTGCCCCAGGCTCGCCTCTGCCTACCTCACTCGACTTCTGCAAGACGCTGCCGAAGCAGTTCAAAAGCATGTGCCGGAGGGCCACCCCGCCAG GTGAGGCCTTCCACTCCTCAGAGCATCATCAGCACTCGGACCTCACTGCTCCTCCCAACAGTCCCACCGGCCTCCCCTCCCAGCCGCCAGCGCTGATCCCCTCCAAGCAGACGCCTGCCCATCCGGGGCCCTTCGGCTCCCCGCCACGTGTCCCGCTGGGCACCTCCCCACAGGCTACGCTCTTCCCTGCGCCCAGCGTGCAGGCAGCAGCCCTAAAGCCAGCATCTGAGTCCCCTCCTGCTGGCACCGTCTCACACAGCCCGGGTTCCTGTAAGAGCCCGCACCTGCCCCCTGCCAATGTGCCGCTGCTGAAGATGCCGCCTCCGCTTTCGGGTTGCACTCATCCCTGCAACGGGCACTGCAGTACTTCGCTcatccctcctcctgcctcccaccaGCTGCCCAGCACAAACAG gGACCCCTCTTGCAAAGGGCACAAATTCCCAAACGGTACCAGCTGCCACCCGCCGCAGCCGTGCGAGGCGGATGAGGGGCTCGGGGAGGATGAGGACAGCAGCTCAGAGCGCAGTTCCTgcacctcctcctccaccaaccAGAAAGACGGGAAGTTCTGTGACTGCTGCTACTGTGAGTTCTTCGGCCACAACGCG cccccggccgctcCTACGAGCCGCAACTACGCTGAGATCCGGGAGAAGCTACGCTCGCGCCTCACGAAGAGGAAAGAGGAGCTGCCGCAGAAACTAGGGCACAGCAGCAGCTCGGGAGAGCCTGCTGTAGACCACCGCAATGTGGACGAGCTGCTAGACTACATCAACAGCACAGAGCCCAAGCCCCTGAACAGTGCCAAGGCGGCCAAGCGGGCACGGCACAAGCAGAAGAAGAAG gagaaggagaaagctcAGCTGGAGGCAGAGGCCCAGAAGCGGGCTGAGCGTGCCCCTGCAGCCAGCCAGGCCAGGGAGCCAGCCGAGGAGAAGCTGTTGGAGTggccggagctggagctggagcgggTGAACAGCTTCCTCAGCAGCCGGCTGCAGGAGATCAAGAACACCATCAAGGACTCCATTCGGGCTAGCTTCAGTGTCTATGACCTCAACCTGGATGTCAATGACTTTCCCAAGAAGGCAGCTGTCCTGGAGCAGAAGAACCTGCTCTCCCACCTCAATGGCTCCTCTGACCTGCAGGACATAGACCTGGCCCTTGCCCCActcagcctgggccctgccaagAGCCATGCGCTGCTGCGGGGCGAGCTGGGCCCCCGATGGGGCGAGGGGTCCGGGGAGCAGCTGCCAGCCCCGGCAGCTGAGAACGGTGTGGTGAAGCGCCTCAGTGCTGTACCCAGTCTCTCTCGGATGATCTGGGTGCAGTCCAAGGCCACAGACTCTGCTGTGGATGGCGGTGGGCCAAGCCCAGAGCCCAAGGAGGGACCGCAGCCCAAGGGGCcggagctgcaggagcaggtgccTGCAGGGGGCCGGCAGCGGAAGAACAAGCGGCAGAGCGGGCAGGTGAAGAAGGGGGACGGCGCCACAGTGCCTGGTGGCCAGGCCAGGCTGGAGAGCCCTGGTGCGAAGGGGCAGGTGCTGGGAACCAAGCACCCTTCGAAGCCCAGCGCCCCGGAGCCGCAGCGGGTGGGCGGCTGTGCCGAGCCGGGGGAGAGCGGCAaggggcagccctggggctgcagcagcgctaggccagagaaggagagaagcagCGATTGGAAAGGCCAGAGGGGTGAGGGCAAAGCGGAGCTGCCGGAGCTGGTGCCGCCGcctcccccagctgctggggaccGCCAGCTGCCTCACCCCACCGCCCTGGGGGGCTCCCCGCAGCCCAAGGGCAAGAGCAGGAAGAGCCGCAACAAGGTGGAGAAATCCAATACCTCTATCG ATGACGTGTTCCTGCCCAAGGACTTAGATGGGGTAGAGATGGACGAGACTGACAGAGAAGTGGAGTATTTCAAGAG GTTCTGTCTGGATTCTGCCAAGCAGACGCGGCAGAAGGTGGCCGTGAACTGGACCAACTTCACCCTGAAGAAAACCACTTCGAGTGCAGCCCAGTGA
- the RAB24 gene encoding ras-related protein Rab-24 isoform X2: protein MSGRRVDAKVVLLGQESVGKSSLVERYVHRRFRPGPYQNTIGAAFVAKVMPVGDQTVTLGIWDTAGSERYEAMSRIYYRGARAAIVCYDLTDSSSFQRAKFWVNELQNFEENCRIYLCGTKSDLLEEDRRKRGVDFHDVQDYVDEIKADLFETSSKTGQSVDELFQKVAEDFVHFTAFQVMTEEKGVDLGQKSGTYLYSCCHH, encoded by the exons ATGAGCGGGCGGCGCGTGGACGCCAAGGTggtgctgctggggcaggagagCGTGGGCAAGAGCAGCCTGGTGGAGCGCTACGTGCACCGCCGCTTCCGCCCTGGGCCCTACCAGAAC ACGATCGGGGCCGCCTTCGTGGCCAAGGTGATGCCTGTGGGGGACCAGACCGTGACCTTGGGGATCTGG GACACGGCCGGCTCCGAGAGGTACGAGGCCATGAGCCGGATCTACTACCGCGGGGCGCGAGCAGCCATCGTGTGCTACG ATCTCACTGACAGCAGCAGTTTCCAGCGAGCCAAATTCTGGGTGAACGAGCTGCAGAACTTCGAGGAG AACTGCCGGATCTATCTGTGCGGCACCAAAAGTGACCTGCTGGAAGAGGACAGGAGGAAGCGGGGAGTTGACTTCCACGACGTGCAGGACTACGTGGATG AGATCAAGGCAGACCTCTTTGAAACCTCCAGTAAGACGGGCCAGAGCGTTG ATGAGCTGTTCCAGAAGGTGGCCGAGGACTTTGTACACTTCACCGCCTTCCAGGTGATGACAG AGGAGAAAGGCGTTGACCTGGGCCAGAAGAGCGGTACCTACTTGTACAGCTGCTGCCACCACTGA
- the PRELID1 gene encoding PRELI domain-containing protein 1, mitochondrial: MGKYCASLGVLKGPWDQVFAAFWQRYPNPYSKHVLTEDIVHREVTPDQKLLSRRLLTKTNRMPRWAERFFPANVAHSVYILEDSIVDPKNRTMTTFTWNINHARLMVVEERCVYQVNPENSNWTEVKREAWVSSSLFGVSRAVQEFGLARFKSNVTKSTKGFEYVLARMQGEAPSKTLVETAKEATEKAKETALAATEKAKDLASKAATKKKQYV; encoded by the exons atGGGGAAGTACTGCGCCAGCCTGGGCGTCCTCAAGGGGCCCTGGGACCAGGTCTTCGCCGCCTTCTGGCAGCGCTACCCCAACCCCTACAg CAAACATGTCCTGACCGAAGACATCGTGCACCGGGAAGTGACGCCGGACCAGAAACTGCTCTCCCGGCGGCTCCTGACCAAGACCAACAGGATGCCCCGCTGGGCAGAGCGCTTCTTCCCCGCCAACGTGGCCCACTCCGTCTACATCTTGGAGGACTCTATCGTGGACCCCAAGAACCGAACCATGACCACGTTCACCTGGAACATCAATCACGCACGTCTCATG gtggtggaggagcggTGCGTTTACCAGGTGAACCCGGAGAACAGCAACTGGACCGAGGTCAAGCGAGAAGCCTGGGTTTCCTCCAGCCTGTTTGGTGTCTCACGGGCTGTCCAG GAGTTTGGTCTGGCCAGGTTCAAAAGCAACGTGACCAAGAGCACTAAGGGATTTGAATACGTGCTAGCAAGAATGCAGG GAGAAGCTCCATCCAAAACACTGGTGGAGACAGCCAAGGAAGCAACTGAGAAAGCCAAGGAGACAGCTCTAGCCGCTACGGAAAAAGCCAAGGACTTGGCCAGTAAGGCAGCCACCAAGAAGAAGCAGTACGTGTGA
- the MXD3 gene encoding max dimerization protein 3: protein MEPAPSSIQVLLQAAEFLERRERGAAAAGVARPPSCLAEAEHGYASLCPVRRPPRPRKAVGSFRSVHNALEKHRRAQLRHCLEQLKQQVPAGTECARSTTLSLLHRARLHIQRLEEQELRARRVKDRLRCEQQSLQQRLEQLLSPPSSERTRADSLDSSQLSEHSGSDGEEVEIDVDGVVFGGDLLASFSTGRDHSYSSPRGPWS, encoded by the exons atgGAGCCGGCCCCCAGCAGCATCCAGGTGCTCCTGCAGGCGGCTGAGTTCCTGGAGCGAcgggagcgcggggcggccgctgccGGTGTCGCCCGCCCCCCGTCGTGCCTGGCCGAGGCCGAGCACGGCTACGCCTCGCTGTGCCCCGtgcggcgcccgccgcggccccgcaagGCCGTGGGCAGCTTCAG GTCGGTGCACAACGCGCTGGAGAAGCACAG GAGAGCCCAGCTCCGGCACTGCCTGGAGCAGCTGAAGCAGCAGGTGCCGGCGGGCACAGAGTGTGCCCGCTCCACCACGCTGAGCCTCCTGCACCGTGCACGGCTCCATATCCAG AGGCTGGAGGAGCAGGAACTGAGAGCTCGGAGGGTGAAGGACCGGCTGCGCTGTGAACAACAGAGTCTGCAACAGAGGCTGGAGCAACTGCTCTCGCCCCCCAGCAGCGAGCGGACGAGGGCAGACAGCCTGGACTCGTCCCAGCTCTCGGAGCACTCTGGCTCCGATGGAG AGGAGGTTGAGATCGATGTGGATGGAGTCGTGTTTGGCGGAGACCTACTGGCCAGCTTCAGCACCGGGAGGGACCACAGCTACTCCAGCCCCCGCGGGCCCTGGTCCTGA
- the LOC106489726 gene encoding lateral signaling target protein 2 homolog codes for MLPAALRRWLHRPKRSDPRLLSQFFYADEKVSRVVTEINGLDAEMDPQQYLVLLNQLHLSQAHLLAVIEQIMEECIPTQRHSRDYLVKFPEELLVDNLGNHMLFAAECLLAGTFIEVEEADSIQLRPQARNLLCSLELVRTVLREQSLSQPGTYSEPVRAVLIQFDRLFAEFELSYVSSLVAVKSPEEIYRQQEIIVLFCETVERALRLGYLTQEMIDGYEPLLMFTIPRLAIISGLLIYPEGPLSLEQSPEQMSRVFSPFYNLLKKIRDLLRVLSAEELALLERSLCTAELDDPRGPAAAPAWGAAAPTADPPAPWGLLEAPHTEPPAPVCPAGSGPPGVAGDPGAHSRQGPGSSPRTRPGAPQGAGWGELRSRYGSTKDMLHTLFVCISGVADQLQTNFASDLRSILKTVFKIVASQPEPAEEADASQEEEGEARAANAPRLAGCPLCSSTAEAAGLRRAGTRGLPEWVPDSSCSQCSACRAPFTLLRRRHHCRSCGKIFCSRCSPHTAALPHYGQPRPVRVCAHCYAAHLVPGHW; via the exons ATGCTGCCCGCTGCCCTCCGGAGGTGGCTGCACCGGCCCAAG cgGTCGGACCCCCGGCTGCTCTCGCAGTTCTTCTACGCCGACGAGAAGGTGTCGCGGGTGGTGACGGAGATCAACGGGCTGGATGCCGAGATGGACCCTCAGCAGTACTTGGTGCTCCTGAACCAGCTGCACCTCAGCCAG GCTCACCTGCTGGCCGTCATCGAGCAGATCATGGAGGAGTGCATCCCCACGCAGAGGCACAGCCGCGACTACCTGGTCAAGTTCCCCGAGGAGCTCTTGGTGGACAACCTGGGCAACCACATGCTGTTTGCCGCCGAG TGTCTCCTGGCGGGCACCTTCATCGAGGTGGAGGAGGCGGACAGCATCCAGCTGCGGCCCCAGGCCAGGAACCTGCTGTGCAGCCTGGAGCTGGTGCGCACGGTGCTGCGGGAGCAGAGCCTCAGCCAGCCGGGCACCTACTCGGAGCCCGTGCGGGCCGTGCTGATCCAGTTCGACAGGCTTTTTGCGGAGTTTGAGCTGAG CTACGTGTCCTCGCTGGTGGCGGTGAAGTCGCCCGAGGAGATCTACCGGCAACAGGAGATCATCGTGCTCTTCTGCGAGACGGTGGAGAG AGCCCTGCGCCTGGGCTACCTCACCCAGGAGATGATCGACGGCTACGAGCCGCTGCTGATGTTCACCATCCCTCGCCTGGCCATTATCAG CGGGCTCCTCATCTACCCCGAGGGGCccctcagcctggagcagagcccTGAGCAGATGTCCCGGGTTTTCAGCCCCTTCTACAACCTCCTGAAGAAAATCAG GGACCTGCTGCGGGTGCTCTCCGCGGAGGAGCTCGCCCTGCTGGAGAGGAGCCTGTGCACCGCCGAGCTGGACGATCCCCGCGGTCCGGCCGCCGCCCCGGCttggggggctgcagccccgACAGCGGACCCCCCCGCTCCCTGGGGTCTCCTGGAGGCTCCCCACACCGAGCCGCCGGCCCCCGTCTGCCCGGCAGGGTCGGGCCCCCCCGGTGTGGCCGGCGACCCAGGCGCGCACAG CCGCCAGGGCCCCGGCAGCAGCCCGCGGacgcggcccggcgccccgcaAGGCGCCGGCTGGGGGGAGCTGCGCTCCCGCTACGGCAGCACCAAGGACATGCTGCACACCCTCTTCGTCTGCATTTCGG GGGTGGCCGATCAGCTCCAGACCAACTTCGCCAGCGACCTGCGGAGCATCCTGAAAACGGTCTTCAAAATCGTCGCCTCGCAGCCGGAGCCGGCGGAGGAGGCGGACGCCAGCC aggaggaggaaggagaggcgcGCGCCGCCAACGCGCCCCGCCTGGCCGGCTGCCCTCTCTGCTCCAGCACCGCCGAGGCGGCCGGGCTCCGCCGGGCAG GCACCCGTGGCCTGCCCGAGTGGGTGCCggacagcagctgcagccagtgcTCAGCCTGCCGCGCGCCCTTCACCCTGCTGCGCCGGAGGCACCACTGCCGAAGCTGCGGCAAG ATCTTCTgctcccgctgctccccgcaCACAGCCGCCCTGCCGCACTACGGGCAGCCGCGGCCCGTGCGCGTTTGTGCCCACTGCTACGCCGCGCATCTCGTGCCCGGGCACTGGTGA